From a region of the Zingiber officinale cultivar Zhangliang chromosome 4B, Zo_v1.1, whole genome shotgun sequence genome:
- the LOC121976550 gene encoding 30S ribosomal protein S21, chloroplastic-like: MAATGVNLLRFPLSKTLPVPSIRFPPPSRRSFPLSSPSFRPLAAATELFDRAEPAVVDPGLRQSEVIVFNSGYHAQIVVDEAESEEALVRRFRREVSKSGVIQEYKRRRFFENKQEEKKRKVREAGRRNRRRRFGPRFSSPFSAEDDSAPQKVRDDDNWDLPDGAIPY; encoded by the exons ATGGCCGCGACCGGCGTCAATCTCCTCCGCTTCCCCCTCTCCAAAACCCTTCCCGTTCCTTCTATTCGATTTCCACCTCCCTCTCGCCGCTCCTTCCCACTCTCCTCCCCCTCTTTCCGCCCCCTCGCGGCCGCCACCGAACTGTTCGACCGTGCCGAGCCGGCCGTCGTCGACCCCGGCCTCCGTCAGTCGGAGGTAATCGTCTTCAACTCGGGCTACCACGCACAGATCGTGGTGGACGAGGCGGAGTCGGAGGAAGCCCTGGTCAGGCGGTTCCGGAGGGAGGTGTCCAAGTCGGGTGTCATCCAGGAGTACAAGCGGAGGAGGTTCTTCGAGAACAagcaggaggagaagaagaggaaggttcgGGAGGCCGGAAGAAGGAACCGCAGGAG ACGATTTGGGCCAAGATTTTCATCACCATTCTCAGCGGAAGATGATTCTGCGCCCCAGAAGGTGAGAGACGACGACAACTGGGATTTGCCTGATGGTGCTATTCCTTACTGA